The proteins below come from a single Demetria terragena DSM 11295 genomic window:
- the argS gene encoding arginine--tRNA ligase, giving the protein MADPASVLAPRVQAAIGVALGDEWREADPVIRPFALKAKKGKAPELAAPADLQINAAMALAKKVGKSPREVAQLIVDALREKGIDDLAVSLEIAGPGFINVTLADPWIAANAQALIDDERLGIPVPAPQTIPIDYSSPNVAKEMHVGHLRTTVVGDSLARTMERLGHTVVRQNHIGDWGTPFGMLIEHLLEVGEDSAEAAHLESDPNAFYRAARAKFDASPVEPVELVEATPGLDTPSPGGLGYSTSGEGETPVELVETTPGLDTPSPGGLGYSTSGEGGAFDQRARKRVTLLQSGDAESMRLWQKLIDLSKTYFNRVYTELDVTLTDEDLAGESTYNDMLPVVCEELEKKGIATISEGALCVFLDGYTGREGKPQPLIIRKSDGGYGYATSDIATVWKHAQMGADRALYVVGVTQALHFQMCWETARLAGWLGETEPIHVQIGSVLGENGKVLKTRAGDLVTLQFEVDSAIGRAREVLTESRPDFSEEEREKVAHQVGIGAIKYADLSVSHDSDYTFDLDRMVALTGNTGPYLQYAAARIRSILRRADIAEATGPVLLSEPAERALALKVLGYGPVVAEVGEALEPHRLAAYLFDLAQTFTSFYEQCPVLKAENAMTQRSRLALCSLTLRVLVDGLGLLGISSPEEM; this is encoded by the coding sequence ATGGCTGATCCCGCATCCGTGCTCGCACCCCGTGTCCAGGCCGCCATCGGCGTTGCCCTGGGAGATGAATGGCGAGAAGCAGACCCGGTGATCCGCCCGTTCGCGCTGAAGGCGAAGAAGGGCAAGGCGCCCGAGCTGGCGGCGCCGGCCGACCTTCAGATCAATGCCGCCATGGCTCTTGCGAAGAAGGTCGGCAAGTCTCCGCGCGAGGTGGCGCAACTGATCGTGGACGCGCTGCGCGAGAAGGGGATCGACGATCTCGCGGTGAGCCTGGAGATCGCCGGACCGGGCTTCATCAACGTGACCCTCGCTGACCCGTGGATCGCGGCGAATGCCCAGGCACTCATTGACGACGAGCGACTCGGGATTCCGGTACCCGCACCGCAGACCATCCCGATCGACTACTCGTCTCCCAATGTTGCCAAGGAGATGCACGTCGGTCACTTGCGGACGACGGTTGTCGGCGACTCGCTGGCGCGCACGATGGAGCGGCTCGGCCACACCGTCGTACGGCAGAACCACATCGGTGACTGGGGTACGCCGTTTGGCATGCTCATTGAGCATCTTTTGGAGGTCGGCGAAGACAGTGCGGAGGCCGCGCACCTGGAGTCCGATCCCAACGCCTTCTACCGTGCGGCGCGGGCAAAGTTCGACGCATCGCCGGTCGAGCCGGTCGAGCTTGTCGAGGCCACGCCGGGTCTCGATACGCCGAGCCCTGGGGGGCTCGGCTACTCGACCAGCGGAGAAGGCGAGACGCCGGTCGAGCTTGTCGAGACCACTCCGGGTCTCGATACGCCGAGCCCTGGGGGGCTCGGCTACTCGACCAGCGGAGAAGGCGGGGCCTTCGACCAGCGCGCGCGCAAGCGCGTCACCCTTCTCCAAAGCGGCGACGCCGAGTCAATGCGGTTGTGGCAGAAGCTGATCGACCTGTCCAAGACGTACTTCAACCGTGTCTACACCGAGCTCGACGTCACGCTCACCGACGAGGATCTCGCAGGGGAGTCGACCTACAACGACATGCTCCCGGTGGTCTGCGAAGAACTCGAGAAGAAGGGCATCGCCACCATCAGCGAGGGTGCGCTGTGCGTATTCCTCGACGGATACACCGGGCGCGAGGGCAAGCCGCAGCCGCTCATCATCCGCAAGTCCGACGGCGGGTATGGCTACGCCACTTCGGACATCGCGACAGTGTGGAAACACGCCCAGATGGGCGCCGATCGCGCGCTATACGTCGTCGGCGTCACCCAGGCATTGCACTTCCAGATGTGCTGGGAGACAGCGCGACTGGCGGGTTGGCTCGGTGAAACCGAACCGATCCACGTGCAGATCGGTTCGGTTCTCGGTGAGAACGGCAAAGTACTCAAAACGCGCGCTGGTGACCTGGTCACCCTGCAGTTCGAGGTCGACTCGGCGATTGGGCGGGCGCGCGAGGTGTTGACCGAGTCGCGCCCGGACTTCTCCGAAGAAGAGCGCGAGAAGGTGGCTCACCAAGTCGGCATCGGCGCGATCAAGTACGCCGACCTATCGGTATCGCACGACAGTGACTACACCTTCGACTTGGATCGGATGGTGGCCCTCACTGGAAACACTGGCCCCTACCTGCAGTACGCCGCCGCCCGGATCCGCTCGATCCTCCGTCGCGCCGACATCGCGGAGGCGACGGGCCCGGTGCTGTTGTCCGAGCCAGCCGAGCGGGCGCTCGCCCTCAAAGTGCTTGGCTACGGTCCGGTCGTGGCGGAGGTCGGCGAAGCGCTGGAGCCGCACCGACTGGCCGCGTACCTCTTTGATCTGGCACAGACCTTCACGAGCTTTTATGAGCAATGTCCGGTGCTCAAGGCCGAGAACGCAATGACCCAGCGCAGTCGTCTGGCACTGTGTTCGCTCACCCTGCGCGTGCTGGTCGACGGCCTGGGTCTGCTGGGAATCAGTTCGCCCGAGGAGATGTAG
- the panD gene encoding aspartate 1-decarboxylase has translation MQRTLVNGKIHRATVTQADLHYVGSITIDQTLMKEADLVEGELVHVVDITNGSRLETYVITGPAGSGVICINGAAAHLVNPNDLVIIMSYVSLDEAEVLVHQPKVVHVDENNSIVALGHDPAEPVPGAVDQLSSR, from the coding sequence ATGCAACGGACACTCGTCAACGGAAAAATCCATCGCGCCACCGTTACCCAGGCCGACCTGCACTACGTCGGGTCAATCACGATCGACCAAACTCTCATGAAGGAGGCCGATCTCGTCGAAGGCGAACTGGTCCACGTCGTCGACATCACCAACGGGTCCCGCCTGGAGACCTATGTCATCACCGGCCCGGCCGGCTCGGGCGTGATCTGCATCAACGGCGCGGCGGCTCACTTGGTCAACCCGAATGATCTAGTGATCATCATGTCCTACGTCAGCCTCGATGAGGCCGAGGTTCTGGTCCACCAGCCCAAGGTGGTCCATGTCGACGAGAACAACTCGATCGTCGCGCTCGGGCACGACCCCGCCGAGCCGGTCCCGGGTGCGGTCGACCAACTCTCCAGCCGCTGA